From the Paraburkholderia sp. PREW-6R genome, one window contains:
- a CDS encoding TetR/AcrR family transcriptional regulator → MKRQRLTREQSKDQTRERLLDAAQALFMKKGFVAASVEDIAGAAGYTRGAFYSNFRSKSELFLELLRRDHEVMQAELRAIFDNATSRDEMEERVLRYYSNMHRENKCFLLWVEAKLLAVRDGRFRLRFNAFMREKLEQLAAYIHEFSERVGTPLLLPAQTLAMGLMGLCDGVQFFYAIDPQNAPSEMVETVLAGFFARVVFGRNVSAQE, encoded by the coding sequence ATGAAACGGCAACGACTGACACGCGAGCAGAGTAAAGACCAGACGCGCGAGCGTCTGCTCGACGCTGCGCAAGCGTTATTTATGAAGAAAGGGTTTGTCGCGGCGAGTGTGGAAGATATCGCCGGGGCGGCCGGTTACACGCGCGGCGCGTTCTATTCGAACTTTCGCAGCAAGAGCGAGCTGTTCCTCGAACTACTGCGGCGCGACCATGAAGTCATGCAGGCAGAGCTGCGCGCGATTTTCGATAACGCCACGTCGCGCGACGAAATGGAAGAGCGGGTGCTGCGCTATTACAGCAACATGCACCGTGAGAACAAGTGTTTCCTGCTGTGGGTCGAGGCGAAGCTTCTGGCCGTGCGCGACGGGCGTTTCCGTCTACGTTTCAACGCGTTCATGCGTGAGAAGCTCGAGCAGCTCGCCGCGTACATTCACGAATTTTCCGAGCGCGTCGGCACGCCGCTGCTGCTGCCCGCGCAAACGCTGGCGATGGGGCTGATGGGTCTGTGCGACGGCGTGCAGTTTTTCTACGCGATCGATCCGCAAAATGCGCCGTCGGAAATGGTCGAAACGGTCCTGGCGGGGTTTTTTGCGCGGGTCGTGTTCGGGCGCAACGTCAGTGCTCAGGAGTGA
- a CDS encoding LysR family transcriptional regulator produces the protein MNQLQSMRVFVKVADLGSFVGAAGALDLSTAVVTRHVADLEARLGVRLLNRTTRRLSLTESGSTYLERVRHILEDLEGVEQMVVARNHEPVGTLRIVAPVVFGLHSLAPVVQSYAARYPDVVPDVTLADRHVDLVEEGYDVGIFVARSTRSASIVTRRLTTGHSVVCATPAYLEQHGTPMRPEDLLDHPCLSRPAEQGGEERVFTGPAGETRVRPANAIASNNAEMLRQFALLGMGVAILPSYLIGRDLAAGRLVSLLEDYRLPPIEVTIAYPSRLHLPAKVRTFIDHLVEHFQPASHSARHARAITSTAAPVVLNRASMPLVPEVLLPEGTLEEEPTRESARRVHRNAQMGAQAPSLL, from the coding sequence ATGAACCAGTTGCAGTCGATGCGCGTTTTCGTCAAGGTCGCCGATCTCGGCAGTTTCGTCGGGGCGGCCGGCGCGCTGGATCTCTCCACCGCCGTGGTCACGCGTCATGTGGCCGATCTGGAAGCCCGGCTCGGCGTGCGTTTGCTCAATCGCACTACGCGGCGCCTTTCGCTGACCGAGTCCGGTTCAACCTATCTGGAGCGCGTGCGTCACATTCTCGAAGACCTGGAAGGCGTCGAGCAGATGGTCGTCGCGCGAAATCACGAGCCGGTCGGCACATTGCGGATCGTCGCGCCCGTGGTGTTCGGACTGCATAGTCTGGCGCCGGTCGTGCAGTCATACGCCGCGCGTTATCCGGACGTGGTGCCCGATGTCACGCTCGCGGACCGGCACGTGGATCTGGTCGAAGAAGGGTATGACGTCGGCATTTTCGTTGCGCGATCCACGCGCAGCGCAAGCATCGTTACGCGCCGGCTGACGACAGGACACAGCGTCGTCTGCGCAACGCCTGCGTACCTGGAGCAGCACGGCACGCCGATGCGGCCCGAAGATCTGCTGGATCATCCATGCCTGAGTCGCCCGGCGGAGCAGGGCGGCGAAGAGCGCGTGTTCACCGGACCGGCGGGCGAAACGCGCGTGCGGCCGGCCAATGCGATCGCGTCGAACAATGCGGAAATGCTGCGGCAGTTTGCGTTGCTCGGCATGGGCGTGGCGATTCTGCCGAGCTATCTGATCGGCCGCGATCTCGCCGCTGGACGGCTCGTGTCCTTGCTCGAAGACTACAGGTTGCCGCCAATCGAGGTGACGATCGCCTATCCGAGCCGCCTGCATCTGCCCGCCAAAGTCCGCACATTTATCGATCACCTCGTCGAGCACTTTCAGCCGGCCAGCCACTCCGCGCGGCACGCTCGTGCCATTACATCGACGGCTGCGCCGGTCGTGCTGAACCGCGCCAGCATGCCGCTGGTGCCGGAAGTGCTGCTGCCGGAAGGGACCTTGGAAGAGGAGCCGACGCGCGAGAGTGCGCGGCGTGTTCACCGGAATGCGCAGATGGGCGCTCAGGCACCGTCGCTACTCTGA
- a CDS encoding efflux RND transporter periplasmic adaptor subunit, giving the protein MGAKLWQRRAAAVVVTAGVIALAACSKKEAPAPAARPVVAIAVQPDGSAAQTASLPGEVQARYATPLSFRVGGKIIERRVRLGDVVKNGQIVARLDPADAQKNAASAQAQLAAAEHGLVFAKQQLDRDQAQAQENLIAPAQLEQTTNAYASAAAQRDQAAQQAALSRDQLQYTTLVADHAGVITAENADTGQNVSAGQAVYNLAWTGDIDVVCDVPESALPALAVGQAAKVSLAALPGRTFTARVRELSPAADPQSRTYRAKLTLDNTGPDVRLGMTADIAFSPSNTAGASQTRSFTLPATALFHDGAQPAVWVVRPADNALELRRVSVTRYNERTIVVGAGLHEGERVVLQGVHTVTAGEKVQVVAPLHPEDFAS; this is encoded by the coding sequence CTGGGTGCGAAGCTCTGGCAGCGTCGGGCGGCCGCGGTTGTCGTCACGGCCGGCGTCATTGCGCTTGCGGCATGCTCGAAGAAGGAAGCCCCTGCGCCCGCGGCACGCCCCGTCGTGGCCATCGCCGTGCAGCCGGACGGCAGCGCCGCGCAAACGGCGTCGCTGCCCGGCGAAGTGCAGGCGCGCTATGCAACTCCGCTATCGTTCCGCGTCGGCGGCAAGATCATCGAGCGGCGCGTGCGTCTGGGCGACGTCGTGAAAAACGGCCAGATCGTCGCCCGCCTCGATCCGGCCGATGCGCAAAAAAACGCCGCCAGCGCTCAGGCGCAGCTTGCCGCCGCCGAGCACGGTCTGGTATTTGCGAAACAGCAGCTCGATCGCGATCAGGCCCAGGCCCAAGAAAACCTGATTGCACCCGCGCAACTCGAACAGACCACGAACGCGTACGCGTCGGCCGCCGCACAGCGCGACCAGGCCGCGCAGCAAGCGGCGCTGTCGAGAGACCAGTTGCAGTACACCACGCTCGTTGCCGATCACGCCGGCGTCATTACCGCGGAAAACGCCGACACCGGGCAAAACGTGTCGGCAGGCCAGGCCGTGTACAACCTCGCATGGACCGGCGACATCGACGTGGTGTGCGACGTGCCGGAAAGCGCGTTGCCCGCGCTTGCCGTCGGACAGGCCGCGAAGGTATCGCTCGCGGCGCTGCCGGGCCGCACGTTCACGGCGCGCGTGCGTGAACTGTCGCCGGCCGCCGATCCGCAAAGCCGCACCTACCGCGCGAAACTCACGCTCGACAATACAGGCCCGGACGTACGGCTCGGTATGACAGCCGACATTGCGTTTTCGCCGTCGAATACGGCGGGCGCGAGTCAGACCCGCTCGTTCACCCTTCCCGCTACCGCGCTCTTTCACGACGGCGCGCAGCCGGCCGTCTGGGTCGTGCGGCCCGCCGACAATGCGCTCGAACTGCGCCGCGTCAGCGTCACGCGCTACAACGAACGCACCATCGTGGTCGGCGCGGGGCTTCACGAAGGCGAGCGCGTCGTGCTGCAAGGCGTGCATACGGTCACGGCCGGCGAGAAAGTCCAGGTGGTCGCGCCGCTGCATCCCGAGGATTTCGCTTCATGA
- a CDS encoding DUF2795 domain-containing protein, which translates to MTASGIPGESIDLQIADVLGEVSFPANKDALVNAARDAGASNEVLSMLDGLPEQDYADVDSVTRLVGGSFGPGVSG; encoded by the coding sequence ATGACCGCATCGGGTATCCCCGGCGAATCGATCGACCTTCAGATCGCCGACGTTCTGGGCGAAGTCTCCTTCCCGGCAAACAAGGACGCGCTAGTGAACGCCGCGCGCGACGCGGGCGCAAGTAACGAAGTGCTGTCCATGCTGGACGGCCTGCCCGAGCAGGATTACGCCGATGTGGACTCGGTCACGCGCCTCGTCGGCGGCAGTTTTGGGCCCGGCGTAAGCGGATAA
- a CDS encoding efflux transporter outer membrane subunit, translating to MKPTGLAAGIALALAGCSFGPNGAPPAMPQPSHYGVEAQPSQTVVAQGVAQQFVVGAKPVPQWWKLYQSDALNALVDEGLRNSPTLAATDRSLAAAREQLRAQIGSSLLPTIDAGGQATRNRALAIPEIGTNTFLYNVFAGQLEARYTFDLFGAARLADAALAARVNVQAYQFDAARRALAANIVTAAITSAALHAQIDTTTRLVTIADDQARDTQRRYALGAVSHADQLSAWQSAASLSASLPGLRQQWLNSRHALAVLLGRTPDAAPDDLALAQLHVPDQVPVVVPSELLRSRPDIQAADAALKAAAADVGVATAQMFPSLSLSASMGQGGFSWPVALSGAGAIWSIGASLSQPIFHGGALFAQRRAALATYDATVFQYKQTVLSAFENVADTLAALEHDAQALDAASIAARSAQGVFEDTAGRYRLGAVPIAAARSSEQQYRNAQLDEIRYTSARLTDTATLFQAMGNPPVESASPATRAADTATTVPGASSDAGQGHSN from the coding sequence ATGAAGCCGACCGGTCTCGCAGCGGGCATCGCGCTCGCCCTCGCCGGCTGCTCGTTCGGCCCGAATGGCGCGCCGCCCGCGATGCCGCAGCCGTCGCATTACGGCGTCGAAGCGCAACCGTCGCAGACCGTGGTCGCGCAAGGCGTCGCGCAACAGTTCGTGGTGGGCGCGAAACCGGTGCCGCAATGGTGGAAGCTGTATCAGTCCGACGCGCTCAATGCGCTGGTCGACGAAGGCTTGCGCAATAGCCCGACACTCGCTGCTACCGACAGAAGTCTCGCCGCCGCGCGTGAGCAATTGCGCGCGCAGATCGGCAGCTCGCTGTTGCCCACCATCGACGCGGGCGGCCAGGCGACCCGCAATCGCGCGCTGGCAATTCCCGAGATCGGCACCAACACGTTCTTGTACAACGTGTTCGCCGGCCAGTTAGAAGCGCGCTATACGTTCGATCTGTTCGGCGCGGCGCGGCTTGCCGATGCCGCGCTTGCCGCCCGCGTGAATGTGCAGGCGTACCAGTTCGACGCCGCGCGTCGCGCGCTGGCCGCCAACATCGTCACCGCCGCGATCACGAGTGCCGCGTTGCATGCGCAGATCGACACCACCACGCGCCTCGTGACGATCGCCGACGATCAGGCGCGCGACACGCAACGCCGATATGCGCTGGGCGCGGTCTCGCATGCCGACCAGTTGAGCGCGTGGCAAAGTGCGGCGAGTCTGTCGGCGAGTTTGCCGGGACTCAGGCAGCAATGGCTGAACTCGCGCCATGCGTTGGCCGTGCTGCTCGGCCGCACGCCCGATGCCGCGCCCGACGATCTCGCTCTCGCGCAACTGCATGTGCCCGATCAGGTGCCGGTCGTGGTGCCTTCCGAATTACTGCGTTCGCGCCCGGACATCCAGGCCGCCGACGCCGCACTCAAAGCGGCTGCGGCCGACGTCGGCGTGGCGACGGCACAGATGTTCCCCAGCCTGTCGCTCAGTGCGTCAATGGGTCAAGGCGGATTCAGCTGGCCGGTGGCGCTGTCGGGCGCCGGCGCGATCTGGAGCATCGGCGCGTCGCTGTCACAGCCGATCTTTCACGGCGGCGCGCTGTTCGCACAACGGCGCGCGGCCCTCGCCACCTACGACGCCACGGTTTTCCAGTACAAACAAACGGTGCTGAGCGCATTCGAGAACGTCGCCGATACGCTCGCCGCGCTCGAACACGATGCGCAGGCGCTGGACGCCGCGAGCATCGCCGCGCGCTCTGCGCAAGGCGTTTTCGAGGACACCGCCGGGCGTTACCGGCTCGGCGCCGTGCCGATTGCGGCCGCGCGCTCGAGCGAGCAGCAGTACCGCAACGCGCAGCTCGACGAGATCCGCTATACCAGTGCGCGTCTGACCGATACGGCGACGCTCTTTCAGGCGATGGGGAATCCGCCTGTTGAATCGGCCAGCCCGGCGACGCGCGCCGCAGACACGGCGACGACGGTTCCAGGGGCGAGTTCCGATGCCGGTCAAGGACACTCCAACTAG
- a CDS encoding ShlB/FhaC/HecB family hemolysin secretion/activation protein yields MKIQKRLAALPLTALVSLASNAQHAPTPADEAAAARANAGQNQQIQQQRDAQQRDAIVQAPAVRSTLPTFVGYPLLPVETPCFRIGKFALDVPTTLPAAVRSTGASALSLDPFAFAREWLDHYRGQCIGKPGIDTLTKGLQQAILSRGYVTTRVLVPQQDLSSGMLALALVPGVIHQLRFAGAETQGTLKSAFPARDGDLLDLRDLEQGLEQMKRVASQDVDMKIEPTNTPGESDVVVSVKRAKPWSLLASVDNSGTDATGKWQGNVSLGIDNPLGLNDILTAGANQDLSFGNKALGSHGFNGSYSLPWGYWTATLSGNTNAYYQNIASVNQTFVSSGNSQTAALRLARVLSRSQSDVFGVEFQLSKRFGESFIDDTAIPQQRRNNTFIEAGLTDRHYVGVSQFDGTLAYRQGIGGLGATPDPYPDGPTYRYHMAVLDANLSVPFAVAQQSLRYMTTVHAQFTNDTLFYLDDLTIGSRYTVRGFDGETMPAAEKGIYWRNELQRPIGETGQALYAGLDYGRVFGPNTAFLAGTQLAGAVIGIRGGLPSRFVGITYDLFVGTPVYKPSGFPTSSVTVGVQATAQF; encoded by the coding sequence ATGAAAATTCAAAAGAGGCTAGCGGCGCTGCCGCTCACAGCCCTGGTATCGCTCGCGTCGAACGCGCAGCATGCGCCGACGCCGGCCGATGAAGCCGCCGCCGCACGGGCCAACGCCGGGCAGAACCAGCAGATCCAGCAGCAGCGTGACGCACAGCAGCGCGACGCAATCGTGCAGGCTCCCGCCGTGCGTTCGACCCTCCCAACGTTCGTGGGCTATCCGCTGCTGCCGGTCGAAACACCATGCTTCCGCATCGGCAAATTCGCGCTCGATGTCCCAACAACGCTGCCCGCTGCCGTGCGCAGCACGGGCGCGTCGGCGCTATCACTGGACCCGTTCGCCTTTGCGCGCGAGTGGCTCGATCACTATAGGGGCCAATGCATCGGCAAGCCCGGCATTGACACGCTCACGAAGGGGCTGCAGCAGGCCATCCTGAGCCGTGGCTATGTCACAACGCGCGTACTCGTCCCGCAGCAGGACCTGTCCAGCGGCATGCTGGCGCTTGCGCTCGTTCCTGGCGTCATCCACCAGCTCCGTTTTGCGGGCGCTGAGACACAAGGCACCCTTAAATCTGCATTCCCCGCCCGCGACGGCGACCTGCTGGACCTGCGCGACCTTGAACAGGGCCTGGAGCAGATGAAGCGCGTCGCGTCGCAGGACGTGGACATGAAGATCGAGCCGACCAATACTCCCGGCGAAAGCGATGTCGTGGTGAGCGTGAAGCGCGCGAAACCTTGGAGCCTGCTCGCATCGGTTGACAACTCGGGTACGGATGCGACCGGCAAGTGGCAGGGCAACGTGAGCCTTGGCATCGACAATCCGCTGGGACTCAACGATATTCTCACAGCCGGCGCAAATCAGGACCTGTCGTTCGGCAACAAGGCGCTCGGCTCGCACGGCTTCAACGGTTCGTACTCGCTGCCGTGGGGATACTGGACGGCCACGCTGTCTGGCAACACGAACGCCTACTACCAGAACATTGCGAGCGTGAACCAGACGTTCGTGTCCAGTGGTAACTCGCAGACAGCCGCACTGAGGCTCGCGCGCGTACTGAGCCGCAGCCAGAGCGATGTATTCGGCGTGGAGTTCCAGCTATCGAAGCGTTTCGGTGAGAGCTTCATTGATGACACAGCCATACCGCAGCAGCGGCGCAACAACACGTTCATCGAAGCGGGCCTGACCGACCGGCACTACGTTGGCGTGTCGCAGTTCGACGGCACGCTTGCGTACCGTCAGGGGATTGGCGGGCTGGGCGCGACGCCTGATCCGTACCCCGACGGTCCCACATACCGTTACCACATGGCGGTTCTGGATGCGAACCTGTCAGTGCCGTTCGCGGTCGCGCAACAGAGCTTGCGCTACATGACGACCGTTCACGCGCAGTTCACTAACGACACGCTGTTCTATCTGGACGACCTGACCATCGGCAGCCGTTACACGGTGCGGGGCTTCGACGGCGAAACCATGCCGGCGGCAGAAAAGGGCATCTACTGGCGCAACGAGTTGCAACGGCCCATCGGCGAGACGGGACAGGCGCTGTATGCCGGTCTCGACTATGGGCGCGTGTTTGGGCCGAACACCGCGTTTCTGGCCGGGACACAACTGGCGGGCGCGGTGATCGGTATCCGCGGTGGTCTGCCTTCCCGCTTCGTCGGTATCACCTATGACCTGTTCGTTGGGACGCCGGTCTACAAACCCAGCGGGTTTCCGACTTCGAGTGTGACGGTGGGAGTGCAGGCGACGGCGCAGTTCTAG
- a CDS encoding efflux RND transporter permease subunit encodes MSTAHEEGRFNLSAWALRHQALVVFLIALATAFGILAYTRLAQSEDPPFTFRVMVIRTFWPGATARQVQEQVTDRIGRKLQETPAVDFVRSYSRPGESLMFFSMKDSASVKDVPETWYQVRKKVGDIAATLPQGIQGPFFNDEFGDVYTNIYTLEGDGFSAAQLHDYADQLRTVLLRVPGVGKVDYFGDPDQHIYIEIANTQLTRLGISPQQLGQAINSQNDVSQAGTLTTYDDRVFVRPTGQFGSVDDLANTLIRINNRSFRLGDIATILRGYDDPVATQMRSGGKAVLGIGVTMQPGGDVIQLGKALDQNMVKLRAALPAGLQLVEVSSMPNAVAHSVDDFLEAVAEAVAIVLVVSLLSLGFRTGMVVVISIPVVLAVTALCMYLFDIGLHKVSLGTLVLALGLLVDDAIIAVEMMAVKLEQGWNRTRAAAFAYTSTAFPMLTGTLVTVSGFLPIALARSSTGEYTRSIFEVSAIALLASWLAAVVLIPLLGYHLLPERKREQHEAHLPDDHEHDIYDTRFYRRLRGWIGWCIERRFVVLIITVLLFLLAMAGFTLVPQQFFPSSDRPELLVDVRLPEGASFEATLREAERLETAIHGRPEIDHTVDFVGTGAPRFYLPLDQQLPQPNFAQFVITAKSVKDRDKLAQWLEPELRNHFPAIRTRLSRLENGPPVGYPVQFRVSGDDIATVRSIAERVAATMRADRGTSNVQFDWDEPAERSVRFEVDQKKARELGVSSADISSFLAMTLSGYTVTQYRERDKLISVDLRAPKAERVDPARLVTLAMPTPNGAVPLGTLGHLRNDLEYGVIWERDRQPTITVQSDVAPGAQGIDVTHSVDNALSRIRATLPVGYRIEIGGSVEESGKGQTSINAQMPIMIIAVLTLLMIQLQSFARVLMVVLTAPLGLIGVVLTLLLFGQPFGFVAMLGVIAMFGIIMRNSVILVDQIEQDIAAGHRRFDAIVGATVRRFRPITLTAAAAVLALIPLLRSNFFGPMATALMGGITSATVLTLFYLPALYATSFRVRNDERNEREPRAPGGSGASHTGN; translated from the coding sequence ATGAGCACAGCACATGAAGAGGGGCGCTTTAACCTGTCCGCGTGGGCGTTGCGCCACCAGGCGCTGGTCGTTTTCCTGATCGCGCTCGCTACCGCATTCGGCATCCTCGCCTACACACGGCTTGCACAATCGGAAGACCCGCCCTTCACGTTCCGGGTCATGGTGATCCGCACCTTCTGGCCCGGCGCCACCGCGCGCCAGGTGCAGGAGCAGGTAACGGATCGCATCGGCCGCAAATTGCAGGAGACGCCGGCCGTCGATTTCGTGCGCAGCTACTCGCGCCCTGGCGAGTCGCTGATGTTCTTTTCGATGAAAGACTCGGCTTCCGTCAAGGATGTGCCGGAAACCTGGTATCAGGTGCGCAAGAAGGTGGGCGATATCGCGGCAACGCTGCCGCAGGGCATTCAGGGCCCGTTCTTCAACGACGAGTTCGGCGACGTCTATACGAACATCTATACGCTCGAAGGCGACGGCTTCTCCGCCGCGCAACTGCACGACTATGCCGACCAGTTGCGCACCGTGCTGCTGCGCGTGCCGGGCGTTGGCAAGGTCGACTATTTCGGCGACCCGGATCAGCACATCTACATCGAAATCGCCAATACGCAACTCACACGTCTGGGCATCTCGCCGCAACAACTCGGACAGGCGATCAATTCGCAGAACGACGTATCGCAGGCAGGCACGTTGACCACTTACGACGACCGCGTTTTCGTGCGTCCTACTGGCCAGTTCGGGAGTGTCGACGATCTCGCCAACACGTTGATCCGCATCAACAACCGCTCGTTCCGCCTCGGCGACATCGCGACGATCCTGCGCGGCTACGACGATCCGGTCGCCACGCAGATGCGTTCCGGCGGCAAGGCGGTGCTCGGCATCGGCGTGACGATGCAGCCTGGCGGCGACGTGATCCAGCTCGGCAAGGCGCTCGATCAGAACATGGTGAAGCTGCGCGCCGCGCTGCCGGCCGGCTTGCAACTGGTCGAAGTGTCGAGCATGCCGAACGCGGTCGCGCATTCGGTCGACGACTTCCTCGAAGCCGTCGCCGAAGCGGTCGCGATCGTGCTGGTTGTAAGCTTGCTGTCGCTGGGTTTTCGCACCGGCATGGTGGTCGTGATCTCGATTCCGGTGGTGCTCGCGGTCACCGCGTTATGCATGTATCTGTTCGATATCGGCCTGCACAAGGTGTCGCTCGGCACGCTGGTGCTCGCGCTCGGCCTGCTCGTCGACGACGCGATCATTGCCGTCGAAATGATGGCGGTGAAGCTGGAGCAAGGCTGGAATCGCACGCGCGCCGCGGCGTTCGCGTACACCAGCACCGCATTTCCGATGCTGACGGGCACGCTCGTCACCGTGTCGGGTTTCCTGCCGATCGCACTCGCCCGCTCGAGCACCGGTGAATACACACGCTCCATTTTCGAAGTGTCGGCGATCGCGCTGCTCGCATCGTGGCTCGCCGCCGTGGTGCTGATTCCGCTGCTCGGCTATCACCTGCTGCCGGAGCGCAAGCGCGAACAGCACGAAGCGCATTTGCCCGACGACCACGAGCACGACATCTACGACACGCGCTTCTACCGGCGGTTGCGCGGCTGGATCGGCTGGTGCATCGAGCGGCGCTTCGTGGTGCTGATCATTACCGTGCTGCTGTTCCTGCTGGCCATGGCGGGCTTCACGCTGGTGCCGCAGCAGTTCTTCCCGAGTTCGGATCGCCCGGAACTGCTGGTGGACGTGCGCCTGCCTGAAGGCGCGTCGTTCGAAGCGACGTTGCGCGAGGCCGAGCGCCTCGAAACGGCGATCCACGGACGGCCCGAGATCGATCACACCGTCGACTTCGTCGGCACGGGCGCGCCGCGCTTCTACCTGCCGCTCGACCAGCAGTTGCCGCAGCCGAATTTCGCGCAGTTTGTGATTACGGCGAAGTCGGTCAAGGATCGCGACAAGCTCGCGCAGTGGCTCGAACCCGAGTTGCGTAATCACTTTCCGGCCATTCGCACGCGCCTGTCGCGCCTCGAAAACGGTCCGCCGGTCGGCTACCCGGTGCAGTTTCGCGTGAGCGGCGACGACATCGCGACGGTCCGTTCAATCGCCGAGCGCGTTGCCGCCACCATGCGTGCGGACCGCGGGACGAGCAACGTGCAGTTCGACTGGGACGAGCCCGCCGAGCGTTCGGTGCGTTTCGAGGTCGACCAGAAAAAGGCGCGCGAACTGGGCGTGAGCTCGGCGGACATTTCGAGCTTCCTCGCGATGACGCTCTCCGGCTACACGGTCACCCAATACCGCGAACGCGACAAGCTCATTAGCGTCGATCTGCGCGCACCGAAAGCGGAGCGCGTCGACCCTGCCCGTCTCGTCACGCTGGCCATGCCGACGCCGAACGGCGCGGTGCCGCTCGGCACGCTCGGCCATCTGCGCAACGACCTCGAATACGGCGTGATCTGGGAACGCGACCGGCAACCGACCATTACCGTGCAGTCGGATGTTGCGCCGGGCGCGCAAGGGATCGACGTCACGCATTCGGTCGACAACGCGCTGAGTCGGATTCGCGCGACGCTGCCCGTCGGTTACCGCATCGAAATAGGCGGCTCGGTCGAGGAAAGCGGCAAGGGACAGACCTCGATCAACGCGCAGATGCCGATCATGATTATCGCCGTGCTGACTCTTCTGATGATCCAGCTGCAAAGCTTCGCCCGCGTGCTGATGGTGGTGCTGACCGCGCCGCTCGGCCTGATTGGCGTCGTGCTCACGCTGCTGCTGTTCGGTCAGCCGTTCGGCTTTGTCGCGATGCTCGGCGTGATCGCAATGTTCGGCATCATCATGCGCAATTCGGTCATTCTGGTCGATCAGATCGAGCAGGACATCGCGGCGGGCCACCGGCGTTTCGATGCGATCGTCGGCGCGACGGTAAGGCGTTTCCGGCCGATCACGCTGACCGCGGCGGCCGCCGTGCTCGCGCTGATTCCGCTGCTGCGGTCGAACTTTTTCGGCCCGATGGCCACCGCGCTGATGGGCGGCATCACGAGCGCGACCGTCCTCACACTGTTTTATCTGCCTGCGCTGTACGCCACGTCTTTCCGGGTGCGTAACGACGAGCGGAACGAGCGCGAGCCGCGAGCGCCCGGCGGGTCCGGCGCGTCGCATACGGGGAATTAG